One window of the Chitinophaga niabensis genome contains the following:
- a CDS encoding DUF6443 domain-containing protein, protein MKMQYSLFIKRSGLILLYFAVISIDLMAQKPGGASRPSKVPDAAPGTYLNSTVNYIRSWEPSMRTTDPLAVTNSSNTNKEVKQTTKYVDGLGRPLQIVSKGTGGMGDNYNASTGYDIITPIVYDVYGREVYKYLPYVSSAQNGKFRTNPFAEQYNMLQNQYAEENENIFYSKINYEASPLERVSKAMPQGNGWAGSNKGVSKEYLRNEMADGVRIWAIGSTAGSFPASSGYYAAGELTKNVSANESGNKVIEYTDKEGHVILKKVQIADIPGADHTGWLCTYYVYDGLGNLRFVLPPKAVERFPGNGWSLADTSFRNELCFSYEYDHRRRMIYKRVPGAQPVEMVYDVRDRLVFMQDGNMRPIPGLPGKWLTTFYDEQNRPTMTAFYTTNLLRSQLESGLSGATTSQTITHNIPITSNLVVATHDGRLIYKARTSIEFLAGFDSGTGETETEINEEEILTTETIYANNPLPSLDANMLEPLTYNYYDKYTYPGKKDPYTDDFVKPQKGNNPYEEPVSVSQLTKGLLTGTKMRLLGTDEWLTNSTYYDKKGRVIQVLADNAIGGVDITTNLYDFNNKLLSSYQRHRNPRSEQTPETRVLAMILYDHAGRVLKITKQLNDDINLQRDIATNQYNALGQLKKKLLEKATRNPSDPLEILNYDYNVRGWLRAINKEYLSSAATHYFGQELSYDNGFLNQELSGNIAGIKWKGFNDPVARAYSFRYDPADRLLRADFTQAAGNNWDQSANVIYDFKMGDGITPAQAYDANGNIKRMQQWGLKSGGSVQIDDLTYTLEKSGTAYTNKLYKINDALNDPASTLGDFKDQHPDYSIDYDYDLNGNLTIDHNKNISAIHYNHLNLPIKIIITGKGRIEYIYDADGNKRKKIVTDQAVSPEKITTTDYVNGYVYENNQLQYVSHEEGRVRAIYKTGQPVAFVYDYFLKDHLGNIRTVLTDETLQHTYAATLETAKTAVENALFNNIDNTRKPKPSGYPSDPTTDPNDFVSKLDGVNQKTGPSLALRVMAGDKIQIGAKAFYQSTGTHTSGTPVNSMINALVSAFIGDALPGGSKGVSVDAASPFSNNFTPADYQRLREQDPSQNQSNKPRAYLNFVLFDDQFKLVDENSGARQVQGSPDQLQTLATSEMTMTKAGYLYVYTNNESLENVYFDNVVVLHTPGPVLEETHYYPFGLTMSGISSKAVGPLENRYKYNGIELNSDLELYSYEAQFRNLDPQIGRWWQVDPKIESMEMWSPYASNYNNPIRYNDPLGDVPGDYYNEKGEHIGNDGKDDKKVYVIRTAKTTTDLYGKENYAEKGKSLPITSEAAEKTENEIKAGNFQGDHMKNVVQIQSESNMEKMVNIVSKDDGTGGEKPANNREYGGTLNNNVVKEVSPGKVADPTKTGQVASITGADGFHSHPSGYKKFKINGAGYTASYVQPPSLQDMKTTKGVSYVFGMKGGLIYVHTKQGVIATIPINTFKK, encoded by the coding sequence ATGAAGATGCAATATTCATTGTTCATAAAACGCAGTGGTTTAATCCTGCTTTATTTTGCGGTGATTAGTATAGATTTGATGGCGCAAAAACCGGGAGGAGCTTCCCGCCCCTCCAAGGTGCCGGATGCTGCCCCAGGGACATATTTGAATAGTACAGTCAACTATATTCGCAGCTGGGAACCGAGTATGCGTACAACGGATCCTTTGGCAGTAACTAACAGTAGTAATACAAACAAAGAAGTAAAGCAAACAACAAAATATGTGGATGGTTTAGGCCGTCCGTTACAAATTGTCTCCAAAGGCACCGGAGGCATGGGGGACAACTATAATGCCTCCACGGGCTACGATATCATTACTCCCATAGTTTATGATGTTTATGGTCGCGAGGTGTATAAATATCTTCCTTATGTATCAAGTGCACAGAATGGTAAATTTAGGACGAACCCTTTTGCGGAACAATACAACATGCTACAAAACCAATATGCAGAGGAGAATGAAAATATATTTTATAGTAAAATAAATTATGAGGCCTCGCCTTTGGAGCGGGTAAGCAAAGCAATGCCACAAGGGAATGGCTGGGCTGGAAGTAATAAAGGGGTCAGTAAAGAATATCTGAGGAATGAAATGGCGGACGGAGTACGTATCTGGGCTATCGGTTCTACCGCAGGAAGTTTTCCTGCCTCGTCTGGATATTATGCTGCCGGGGAATTGACCAAAAATGTCAGTGCAAATGAGTCCGGCAATAAAGTAATTGAATACACAGATAAAGAGGGGCATGTGATCTTAAAGAAAGTACAGATCGCAGATATTCCTGGTGCAGATCATACCGGCTGGTTATGTACATATTATGTGTATGATGGGCTCGGTAACCTTCGTTTTGTATTGCCGCCGAAAGCTGTTGAAAGATTTCCAGGTAATGGGTGGAGCTTAGCCGATACCTCTTTCCGGAATGAACTTTGCTTCAGTTATGAATATGATCACCGCCGTAGGATGATCTATAAAAGAGTACCTGGCGCGCAACCTGTAGAAATGGTATATGATGTGAGAGATCGGTTGGTTTTCATGCAAGACGGTAATATGCGTCCTATACCTGGACTTCCTGGCAAATGGCTTACGACCTTTTATGATGAACAGAATCGTCCGACTATGACAGCTTTCTATACAACAAATCTTCTTCGTAGTCAATTAGAAAGCGGACTATCAGGAGCCACCACTTCTCAGACAATCACGCACAACATTCCAATCACCTCTAACCTGGTAGTGGCAACCCATGATGGCAGACTTATTTACAAAGCCCGTACAAGTATTGAGTTTTTAGCAGGCTTTGATAGCGGAACAGGAGAAACCGAAACAGAGATTAATGAGGAGGAGATTTTGACCACTGAAACCATATATGCCAATAATCCCTTGCCGTCACTTGATGCTAACATGTTGGAACCACTCACGTATAATTATTACGATAAATATACTTATCCTGGTAAAAAGGACCCTTATACTGATGACTTTGTTAAACCGCAAAAAGGAAATAATCCGTATGAAGAACCAGTTTCCGTCAGTCAATTAACAAAAGGATTGTTGACTGGTACAAAGATGCGGCTATTGGGAACAGATGAATGGTTAACTAATTCTACTTACTATGATAAGAAGGGGCGTGTAATACAGGTTCTGGCAGATAATGCCATAGGTGGTGTGGATATTACCACCAATCTGTATGATTTCAATAATAAATTGCTGAGCAGCTATCAGCGCCATCGTAATCCCCGTAGTGAACAAACGCCCGAAACACGCGTACTAGCAATGATCTTGTATGATCATGCAGGAAGGGTGCTTAAGATTACCAAACAACTGAATGATGATATTAATCTTCAACGGGATATTGCCACTAATCAGTACAATGCATTGGGACAGCTTAAAAAGAAATTATTGGAGAAGGCTACAAGGAACCCTTCAGATCCATTGGAAATCCTGAACTATGACTATAATGTAAGAGGATGGCTGAGAGCAATCAATAAAGAATATCTCAGTAGTGCAGCCACTCATTACTTCGGACAGGAATTGAGTTATGATAATGGGTTTCTCAACCAGGAGCTTAGTGGTAATATTGCAGGGATTAAATGGAAAGGGTTCAATGATCCCGTTGCGAGAGCTTACAGCTTCCGTTACGACCCGGCAGATCGTTTATTGAGAGCGGACTTTACGCAGGCTGCAGGGAATAATTGGGACCAGAGTGCGAATGTTATTTATGACTTTAAAATGGGGGACGGTATTACTCCTGCACAAGCTTACGATGCGAATGGAAATATCAAGCGGATGCAGCAGTGGGGATTAAAATCAGGAGGCAGTGTGCAGATTGACGATCTCACCTATACACTGGAAAAATCAGGAACCGCATATACCAATAAGTTATACAAAATTAACGATGCTCTTAATGACCCGGCTTCTACCCTAGGAGATTTTAAAGATCAGCATCCTGATTACTCCATAGACTATGATTATGATCTAAATGGTAATCTGACTATCGACCATAATAAAAATATTTCTGCTATTCACTATAATCACCTGAATCTTCCAATAAAGATAATTATCACAGGCAAAGGTAGGATTGAATATATATATGATGCAGATGGAAATAAGCGAAAGAAGATTGTTACGGATCAAGCCGTCAGCCCTGAAAAGATCACGACCACTGATTATGTTAACGGTTATGTCTATGAGAACAATCAACTTCAATACGTTAGTCATGAAGAAGGAAGGGTCAGGGCCATTTACAAAACCGGTCAGCCGGTGGCATTTGTATATGATTACTTTTTGAAAGACCATCTGGGTAACATACGCACTGTGTTAACGGATGAAACTTTGCAACATACTTATGCGGCTACCCTGGAAACAGCAAAAACTGCTGTAGAGAATGCTCTATTTAATAATATAGATAATACCCGTAAACCTAAACCTTCCGGGTATCCTTCAGACCCCACTACGGATCCTAATGATTTCGTTTCAAAACTGGATGGTGTTAACCAGAAAACTGGTCCCTCACTGGCATTAAGGGTAATGGCTGGAGATAAGATCCAGATTGGGGCTAAGGCGTTCTATCAATCCACTGGAACGCATACCTCTGGTACTCCTGTTAACAGTATGATAAACGCCTTGGTAAGTGCCTTTATAGGTGACGCGTTGCCTGGAGGATCGAAAGGTGTTTCTGTTGATGCTGCTTCCCCGTTTTCAAACAACTTTACCCCGGCAGATTATCAGCGATTAAGAGAACAGGATCCATCTCAAAACCAATCTAATAAGCCACGCGCGTACTTAAATTTTGTGCTTTTTGATGATCAGTTTAAATTAGTGGACGAAAATAGTGGAGCAAGGCAGGTACAAGGAAGTCCGGATCAGTTGCAAACACTTGCTACCAGTGAGATGACAATGACAAAAGCGGGTTATTTGTATGTGTATACAAATAATGAATCGCTTGAAAATGTGTATTTTGACAATGTGGTAGTGCTTCATACGCCCGGTCCGGTACTGGAGGAAACACATTATTATCCGTTTGGGCTCACCATGAGTGGGATCAGTTCCAAAGCAGTTGGTCCCCTGGAAAATCGTTATAAGTATAACGGTATAGAGTTAAACAGTGATCTTGAGTTATACTCTTATGAAGCCCAGTTTAGGAATCTTGATCCCCAGATTGGTAGATGGTGGCAGGTAGATCCGAAGATAGAAAGTATGGAAATGTGGAGTCCTTATGCATCTAATTACAATAACCCAATTAGGTATAATGATCCTCTAGGAGATGTTCCAGGTGACTATTATAATGAAAAGGGTGAACATATAGGTAATGATGGGAAGGATGACAAGAAAGTATACGTTATAAGAACCGCGAAGACGACCACAGATCTATACGGCAAAGAAAATTATGCGGAGAAAGGTAAATCTCTACCTATTACAAGTGAAGCTGCGGAGAAAACAGAGAATGAAATCAAGGCTGGGAATTTTCAGGGAGATCACATGAAGAATGTCGTGCAAATACAATCAGAGAGCAACATGGAGAAGATGGTAAATATAGTGTCTAAAGATGATGGGACAGGAGGCGAAAAACCTGCTAATAATAGAGAATATGGCGGGACACTAAATAATAATGTTGTGAAGGAAGTTTCACCAGGTAAAGTTGCGGACCCTACGAAAACAGGTCAAGTTGCATCGATTACTGGTGCCGATGGTTTTCATAGTCATCCGAGTGGGTATAAGAAATTTAAAATAAATGGTGCGGGCTATACAGCCTCATATGTTCAACCTCCTTCTTTGCAGGACATGAAAACAACAAAAGGTGTTAGTTATGTATTTGGTATGAAAGGAGGTCTTATTTATGTGCATACCAAACAAGGCGTTATTGCAACTATACCTATTAATACATTTAAAAAATAA
- the uvrA gene encoding excinuclease ABC subunit UvrA: MCAKVKTKEVTVEREPVSSPDHIFIKGARVHNLKNVSVSIPRNKLVVVTGVSGSGKSSLTMDTLYAEGQRRYAESLSAYARQFLMRMNKPDVDYIKGICPAIAIEQKVITRTPRSTVGSMTELYDYLRLLFSRAGKTYSPVSGELVKKHEVADVVDYISKLKTGSKVQILVPFRQHANRKVPEELNILMQKGFSRLYTNGELVRIEELQEQKNPKIPASAYVLIDRIVVKDFEEDDKHRIADSIQTAFYEGEGDCHLEVDGKIKQHFSNRFELDGIQFEEPVPNLFSFNNPFGACPSCEGFGQVLGIDADLVMPDKRLSVFEGAIAPWRGEKMGEYKDALVKAARKFSFPIHKPISDLTDEQVQLLWDGNEHFSGIHEFFKMVEQNLYKVQYRVMQARYRGRTVCPTCKGARLRKEALYVKVGEASIADLVDMPVEKLKVWFDKLELNEYQQQVSKRIMIEVNHRLKTLLDVGLGYLTLNRVANTLSGGESQRIQLTRTLGSNLTNSLYILDEPSIGLHARDTHRLIKVLHELRDLGNTVVVVEHDEQLMEQADYIIDMGPLASHLGGEVIFEGTYPEILKDGKSLTGKYLSGHYRIEPPANIRKWKRSITLEGCRQHNLKNIDVQFPLGILCVVTGVSGSGKTTLVKQILYPALMKLKGEFTDRVGNHRLMKGDLEAVTQIEMIDQNPIGKSSRSNPVTYIKAYDEIRDLFAKQPLSKMRGFQPKHFSFNVDGGRCDTCKGEGEVIVEMQFLADVHLTCETCGGKRFKDEVLEVQYKGKSIYDILELGVDEALEFFKEEKDVVNRIRPLSDVGLGYVKLGQSSDTLSGGEAQRVKLASFLGKGKAQGHILFIFDEPTTGLHFHDIKKLLNSFNALIDQGHSVLVIEHNLDVIRSADWAIDLGPEGGEGGGSLLYAGVPEGLKKVKESYTGKFL; this comes from the coding sequence ATGTGCGCAAAAGTAAAAACGAAGGAAGTAACCGTTGAACGTGAACCAGTTAGCTCTCCGGACCATATCTTTATCAAAGGGGCCCGGGTGCATAATCTTAAGAATGTCAGCGTTTCAATACCCAGAAATAAATTGGTAGTGGTAACCGGGGTCAGCGGCTCCGGAAAATCCAGCCTTACCATGGATACCCTGTATGCCGAGGGCCAAAGAAGGTATGCGGAAAGCCTCAGCGCCTACGCCCGCCAGTTCCTCATGCGGATGAACAAACCGGATGTGGATTACATCAAAGGGATCTGCCCGGCCATCGCCATTGAACAAAAGGTGATCACCAGAACCCCCCGCTCCACAGTAGGTTCCATGACAGAACTGTACGACTACCTCCGCCTGCTCTTTTCCCGTGCAGGCAAAACCTATTCCCCCGTTTCCGGGGAACTGGTGAAAAAACACGAGGTGGCGGACGTGGTGGACTATATCTCCAAACTCAAAACCGGCAGTAAAGTCCAGATCCTGGTCCCCTTCCGCCAGCACGCCAACCGTAAAGTGCCGGAAGAACTGAACATTCTCATGCAGAAAGGTTTTTCCCGCCTGTATACTAATGGGGAGCTGGTACGTATCGAAGAACTCCAGGAGCAGAAAAACCCTAAGATCCCCGCTTCCGCCTACGTGTTGATAGACCGTATTGTGGTAAAGGATTTTGAGGAAGATGATAAACACAGAATCGCGGATTCCATCCAAACCGCTTTCTACGAAGGTGAAGGAGATTGCCACCTGGAAGTGGATGGAAAAATAAAACAACATTTCTCCAACCGCTTTGAGCTGGATGGTATCCAGTTCGAAGAACCCGTTCCGAACTTATTCTCTTTTAATAATCCATTCGGCGCATGCCCCAGCTGTGAAGGCTTTGGGCAGGTGTTAGGAATTGATGCAGACCTGGTAATGCCCGATAAACGTCTCAGTGTTTTTGAAGGTGCCATTGCTCCCTGGCGTGGAGAAAAAATGGGTGAATACAAGGATGCCCTTGTGAAAGCCGCCCGTAAGTTCAGCTTCCCCATACACAAACCTATTTCAGACCTCACGGATGAACAGGTTCAATTGCTGTGGGATGGTAATGAACACTTCTCCGGTATCCATGAGTTCTTCAAAATGGTAGAGCAGAACCTCTACAAAGTGCAATACCGCGTAATGCAGGCCCGTTACCGTGGCCGCACAGTTTGCCCTACCTGCAAAGGTGCCCGCTTACGCAAAGAAGCATTGTACGTAAAAGTAGGAGAAGCCAGCATTGCAGACCTGGTAGATATGCCGGTTGAAAAACTGAAAGTATGGTTTGATAAACTGGAACTGAATGAATACCAGCAACAGGTGTCCAAACGGATCATGATAGAAGTGAACCACCGCCTGAAAACCCTGCTGGATGTTGGGCTTGGTTACCTCACCCTCAACCGTGTGGCCAACACACTGAGTGGTGGAGAAAGCCAGCGTATACAACTCACCCGCACCTTAGGTAGTAACCTCACCAACTCCTTATACATCCTGGATGAACCCAGTATTGGCTTGCATGCCAGGGATACACACCGCCTCATCAAAGTATTACACGAACTCCGCGATCTTGGTAACACGGTTGTGGTTGTGGAACATGATGAGCAACTGATGGAACAGGCGGATTACATTATAGACATGGGCCCGCTGGCCAGCCATCTTGGGGGTGAAGTGATCTTTGAAGGCACTTATCCTGAAATATTAAAAGACGGCAAAAGCCTTACCGGCAAATACCTCAGCGGTCACTACAGGATTGAACCGCCAGCCAATATCCGTAAATGGAAACGTTCCATTACACTGGAAGGATGCCGCCAGCACAACCTCAAAAACATCGATGTGCAATTTCCGTTGGGGATACTGTGTGTTGTAACCGGCGTATCCGGTTCCGGAAAAACCACGCTGGTAAAACAGATACTCTATCCTGCGCTGATGAAACTGAAAGGTGAATTCACAGACCGTGTGGGCAATCACCGGCTGATGAAAGGAGACCTGGAAGCAGTTACGCAGATAGAAATGATCGATCAGAATCCGATCGGTAAATCATCCCGCTCCAACCCTGTTACTTATATCAAAGCATATGATGAGATCCGTGATCTCTTTGCAAAGCAACCGCTGAGCAAGATGCGCGGCTTCCAGCCTAAACATTTTTCTTTCAACGTAGATGGTGGCAGATGTGATACCTGTAAAGGAGAAGGCGAAGTGATCGTGGAAATGCAGTTCCTGGCAGATGTACACCTTACCTGTGAAACCTGCGGAGGCAAACGTTTCAAAGACGAAGTGCTGGAAGTACAATACAAGGGCAAGAGCATTTATGATATCCTGGAACTGGGGGTAGACGAAGCACTGGAATTCTTCAAAGAGGAGAAAGATGTAGTGAACAGGATCCGTCCCTTAAGTGATGTAGGATTAGGTTATGTAAAACTGGGCCAGTCTTCAGACACATTGAGCGGCGGAGAAGCCCAACGGGTAAAACTGGCTTCTTTCCTCGGCAAAGGAAAAGCACAGGGGCATATCCTCTTCATCTTCGATGAGCCCACTACGGGCCTTCATTTCCATGATATCAAAAAATTGCTGAACTCTTTCAATGCGTTGATTGATCAGGGGCATTCTGTATTAGTGATAGAACACAACCTGGATGTGATCCGCTCTGCGGACTGGGCGATAGACCTTGGACCGGAAGGTGGTGAAGGTGGAGGAAGTTTGTTGTATGCTGGGGTACCGGAGGGGTTGAAGAAAGTGAAAGAGAGTTATACCGGGAAGTTTTTATAA
- a CDS encoding RNA polymerase sigma factor, with protein MQVMYKLNDEQLITLFKKGHSTALEELVYRHKDKLYTSIVLLVKDAFLAEDIFQDTFIKIIDTIRGDRYTEKGKFLPWAMRIAHNLCVDHFRKIKRTPLIKTSDDKDIFNVLGFSEPSAEEVMMTRQSHDSVRRMLDLLPEEQREVIILRHYAELSFKEIADLTQVSINTALGRMRYGLINLRKMMTEKQICL; from the coding sequence ATGCAAGTAATGTACAAATTGAATGACGAACAACTGATCACACTGTTTAAGAAAGGGCATTCTACAGCCCTGGAAGAACTGGTATACCGTCATAAAGACAAACTTTACACCTCCATCGTATTGCTCGTTAAAGATGCATTTTTAGCTGAGGATATCTTCCAGGATACCTTCATAAAAATTATCGACACTATTCGCGGCGATCGTTATACGGAGAAAGGTAAATTCTTACCATGGGCCATGCGCATCGCGCATAACCTGTGTGTGGACCACTTCAGAAAAATCAAACGAACACCGCTGATAAAAACCAGTGACGACAAGGACATTTTTAATGTACTTGGATTTAGTGAGCCCAGTGCGGAAGAAGTGATGATGACCCGTCAAAGCCATGACAGCGTTCGGCGTATGCTGGACCTGTTACCGGAAGAGCAAAGGGAAGTGATCATCCTTCGCCACTATGCGGAACTGAGTTTTAAAGAGATTGCTGACCTCACGCAAGTGAGCATCAATACTGCATTGGGCCGTATGCGTTATGGCCTGATCAATCTCCGGAAGATGATGACGGAGAAGCAGATTTGTTTGTAA
- a CDS encoding DMT family transporter, translated as MKKSNYIIGFTLAIAGAFLFSAKAIYVKLVYRTEAIDAISMLALRMLFSIPFYIITAWVLSRREGNVKLTPRQWGFIALLGFLGYYISSLLDFMGLAYISAGLERLILFLYPTFALLIGATAFRQKVSRTQWMALLLAYLGMMVAFVADIQLQAGNDVIIGSLLILGCAVTYAFYIVGGGQIIPKVGSMKFTAYALIFATLGIFAQYLVTHGTEVRHFSSHTYWLCFQMAIVSTVLPTFMMSEGIRRIGSGNTAIITSIGPVSTILLAYIFLDEPVTWLQLAGTALVLAGVLMISKKNER; from the coding sequence TTGAAAAAGTCCAACTACATTATAGGCTTCACCCTGGCCATTGCAGGAGCTTTCCTGTTTTCCGCCAAGGCCATATACGTGAAGCTTGTTTACCGTACGGAAGCCATAGACGCCATCTCCATGCTGGCGCTCAGGATGTTATTCTCCATCCCTTTTTACATTATCACGGCATGGGTACTGTCCCGCCGGGAGGGAAATGTAAAACTCACGCCACGCCAGTGGGGCTTTATTGCCTTGCTGGGATTCCTGGGTTATTACATCAGCAGTTTATTGGATTTCATGGGGCTGGCCTACATTTCAGCCGGCCTGGAAAGACTGATCCTTTTCCTTTATCCCACTTTTGCCTTGCTCATCGGGGCAACAGCATTCAGGCAGAAAGTTAGCCGCACACAATGGATGGCGCTGCTATTGGCTTATCTGGGGATGATGGTGGCCTTTGTTGCAGACATACAATTACAAGCAGGGAATGATGTGATCATTGGGAGTCTGCTGATCCTGGGTTGTGCTGTTACCTATGCTTTTTATATTGTAGGCGGGGGGCAGATCATTCCCAAGGTAGGATCCATGAAGTTCACGGCGTATGCCCTGATTTTTGCAACGCTGGGCATTTTTGCCCAATATCTGGTAACACATGGCACAGAAGTGCGGCATTTTTCCAGCCATACTTACTGGCTTTGTTTCCAGATGGCAATCGTTTCCACCGTATTACCCACCTTCATGATGAGTGAAGGTATCCGCAGGATCGGTTCCGGGAATACTGCTATCATTACCAGCATCGGACCGGTATCTACAATTTTGCTCGCTTATATTTTTCTGGATGAACCGGTTACCTGGCTGCAATTGGCAGGTACGGCATTGGTATTGGCAGGAGTGCTGATGATCAGCAAAAAAAACGAGCGGTAG
- a CDS encoding thiolase family protein, translating into MQAAYIVDAVRTPIARYGGALSTIRPDDMLALMLRSLMTRNPSVDPSSVEDVIAGAANQAGEDNRDVARMAVLLSGLPISVAGNTVNRLCASGLQAIMDASRAIMCGEGEVYLAGGVESMTRAPLVMPKPDAAFSRKTEMYDSTIGWRFTNKKLADLYYPFSMGETAENVAREWKISREDQDLFAFESQRKYKEAHLAGRWNDEIIPVEITPNKEDKVIFSKDEPPRETYLEKLAALRPAFMKDGTVTAGNSAGINDGASAVMIVSESALKRFNLQPIAMIKSMAVAGVDPAFMGIGPVPSSQKALQRAGLKASDLDIIELNEAFASQSLACIRDLGLDPQKINFNGGSIAIGHPLGCSGARITTTLMHEMKRRSGVKYGLATMCVGVGQGAAIVFEKM; encoded by the coding sequence ATGCAAGCAGCTTATATAGTAGATGCCGTAAGAACTCCCATAGCCCGCTATGGTGGCGCATTGAGCACTATCCGTCCTGACGATATGCTGGCCCTGATGCTCCGTTCCCTCATGACCCGGAACCCTTCTGTGGACCCTTCTTCCGTAGAAGACGTAATTGCCGGAGCCGCCAACCAGGCCGGAGAGGATAACCGTGATGTGGCCCGTATGGCTGTATTGTTGTCCGGCTTACCCATATCTGTGGCTGGAAACACCGTAAACAGGCTCTGTGCCTCAGGCCTGCAGGCCATTATGGATGCTTCCCGTGCTATAATGTGCGGTGAGGGCGAGGTTTACCTGGCCGGAGGAGTGGAAAGCATGACCCGCGCACCTTTGGTGATGCCTAAACCGGATGCTGCCTTTAGCCGCAAAACGGAAATGTATGATTCCACCATCGGCTGGCGCTTTACCAATAAGAAACTGGCGGACCTCTATTATCCCTTTTCCATGGGCGAAACGGCAGAAAATGTAGCCCGGGAATGGAAGATCAGCCGGGAAGACCAGGACCTGTTTGCCTTTGAAAGCCAGCGGAAATACAAAGAAGCCCACCTGGCGGGCCGCTGGAACGATGAGATCATCCCCGTGGAGATCACGCCCAACAAAGAAGACAAGGTGATCTTCTCCAAAGATGAGCCTCCACGTGAAACATATCTGGAAAAACTGGCCGCCCTGCGCCCTGCTTTTATGAAAGACGGAACCGTTACGGCCGGTAACTCTGCCGGCATTAACGATGGTGCTTCTGCCGTAATGATTGTTTCGGAAAGTGCCCTCAAACGGTTCAATCTGCAACCTATTGCCATGATCAAATCCATGGCCGTTGCCGGAGTAGACCCTGCTTTTATGGGTATCGGCCCTGTGCCTTCTTCCCAAAAAGCCCTCCAGCGTGCTGGGTTAAAAGCCAGCGACCTGGATATCATTGAATTAAACGAAGCCTTTGCTTCCCAGTCATTAGCCTGTATCCGTGACCTTGGTCTGGACCCTCAGAAGATCAACTTCAATGGCGGATCCATTGCCATTGGCCATCCGCTGGGTTGTAGCGGAGCGCGCATCACTACTACGCTCATGCATGAAATGAAACGCCGTTCCGGAGTGAAATACGGATTGGCCACCATGTGTGTGGGTGTTGGCCAGGGAGCCGCGATCGTTTTTGAAAAAATGTAA
- the rlmN gene encoding 23S rRNA (adenine(2503)-C(2))-methyltransferase RlmN, with protein MRKQNIRHLSLPQIQEVFANMGEKPFRAKQVYEWLWLKQARDFESMSNLSKPLRASLEENFTFPAIKVDATQHSSDGTIKSRFKLHDGHFVEGVLIPTSTRQTACVSSQVGCSLSCKFCATGFMDRKRNLDFDEIFDQVALINKQAIETSGKKLTNIVFMGMGEPLLNYKNVLHSIERITSPEGLAMSPKRITVSTAGVAKMIHQLGEDKVRFNLALSLHAANDQKRTQIMPINETNNLKVLVEELNYFYKATGNEISFEYILFKDFNDTVKDAEELIKIYRQVPVDLINIIEYNPIDGARFQKPSEEATEAFMEYLGKHKVNARLRRSRGKDIDAACGQLANKA; from the coding sequence ATGAGGAAGCAGAACATTAGGCATTTGAGCCTGCCACAGATACAAGAGGTATTTGCGAACATGGGCGAAAAGCCCTTTCGGGCCAAACAAGTGTACGAATGGCTGTGGCTTAAACAGGCCCGGGACTTTGAATCAATGTCCAACCTGAGCAAGCCGCTGCGCGCCTCTCTGGAAGAAAACTTCACTTTCCCGGCCATCAAGGTGGATGCCACCCAGCATAGCTCGGACGGTACCATCAAAAGCAGGTTCAAACTGCATGATGGCCATTTTGTGGAAGGAGTGCTGATCCCTACCTCTACCCGGCAGACTGCCTGTGTATCTTCCCAGGTGGGTTGCAGTCTTAGCTGTAAATTCTGCGCCACAGGGTTTATGGACCGCAAAAGGAACCTGGATTTTGATGAAATATTCGACCAGGTGGCCCTGATCAACAAACAAGCCATTGAAACTTCCGGTAAAAAGCTGACCAATATCGTGTTCATGGGCATGGGCGAGCCTTTGCTGAATTACAAAAATGTGCTCCATTCCATTGAAAGGATCACTTCTCCGGAAGGCCTGGCTATGAGCCCTAAACGGATCACGGTTTCCACGGCAGGTGTGGCCAAAATGATCCATCAGTTAGGGGAAGATAAAGTGCGTTTTAACCTGGCATTATCGCTCCACGCAGCGAATGATCAGAAACGTACGCAGATCATGCCGATCAATGAAACCAATAACCTGAAGGTGTTGGTAGAGGAGTTGAACTACTTCTATAAAGCCACAGGGAACGAGATCTCCTTTGAATACATCCTTTTCAAGGATTTCAATGATACCGTGAAAGATGCAGAAGAACTGATCAAGATCTACCGCCAGGTGCCGGTGGACCTGATCAACATTATTGAATACAATCCGATCGATGGAGCCAGGTTCCAGAAACCTTCAGAGGAAGCTACGGAAGCGTTTATGGAGTATCTCGGCAAACATAAAGTGAACGCTCGTTTGCGCAGGAGCCGCGGGAAAGATATTGATGCGGCATGCGGACAACTGGCTAATAAAGCATAG